Proteins co-encoded in one Actinomadura luteofluorescens genomic window:
- a CDS encoding PaaI family thioesterase codes for MIRESELSVEATPHREAADLWNTLSGAELIQAMADERFPQISDINDYIGQAIASAEPGRIEIAWTPGERLCNPGGTVHGGYIAMILDNAVCLAASSTCEHFMPMLTLNLNVDYLRGVRAGETYTVTGTCVHPGGTRMVSNAVVADGRGRPVAQASASVVPNKAFAR; via the coding sequence GTGATCAGGGAGAGCGAGTTGAGCGTCGAGGCGACCCCCCATCGGGAGGCGGCCGATCTGTGGAACACCCTGTCGGGCGCCGAGCTGATCCAGGCGATGGCGGACGAACGGTTCCCGCAGATCTCCGACATCAACGACTACATCGGGCAGGCCATCGCCTCCGCCGAACCGGGCCGGATCGAGATCGCGTGGACGCCGGGCGAGCGGCTCTGCAACCCCGGCGGCACCGTGCACGGCGGCTACATCGCGATGATCCTCGACAACGCGGTCTGCCTCGCGGCGAGCAGCACCTGCGAGCACTTCATGCCGATGCTCACGCTCAACCTGAACGTCGACTACCTGCGCGGCGTCCGGGCGGGCGAGACGTACACCGTGACCGGGACGTGCGTGCACCCCGGCGGCACCCGCATGGTCTCCAACGCGGTGGTCGCCGACGGTCGCGGCCGCCCGGTCGCGCAGGCGTCGGCCAGCGTGGTCCCCAACAAGGCGTTCGCGCGCTGA
- the glgB gene encoding 1,4-alpha-glucan branching protein GlgB has translation MARVTRAEIDRLVGGDHHDPHGVLGAHPGRDGVTVRALRPLAEKVEVVLPSGDRHPLRHFHQGLFAGTLPAGTSLAGTERDRAPLAVPDYRLAVTYGDGIETIQDDPYRHLPTLGELDLHLIGEGRHEELWRALGARVRSYASALGAVSGTAFAVWAPTARGVRVVGDFNHWDGRAYPMRSLGSTGVWELFVPGVGDGTRYKYEILGADGVWRAKADPMAQATECPPATASRVFTSSYEWEDGAWMDSRKEHDWLHEPMSAYEVHLGSWRPGLGYRELAEELTQYVSDMGFTHVELLPVTEHPYGPSWGYQVTSYYAPTARFGDPDDFRYLIDRLHQAGIGVLMDWVPAHFPKDEWALARFDGTALYEHDDPKRGEHPDWGTLVFNFGRAEVRNFLVANASFWLEEFHIDGLRVDAVASMLYLDYSRNEGEWTPNIYGGRENLEAISFLQEMNATVYKRNPGIVTIAEESTAWPGVSRPTHLGGLGFGFKWNMGWMHDTLEYLRHEPVFRHYHHNEITFSLVYAFSENYVLPLSHDEVVHGKGSLLSKMPGDSWQQFAGLRALLAYMWSHPGKQLLFMGQEFGQGAEWAEERPLDWWLLDNAAEGADHLGLQKLVRDLNHAYQGEPALWTRDSDEEGFRWIDGNDAGGNTLSYLRYGTAPDGGEPPVLACVVNFAGNPHENYRVGLPHTGRWRELVNTDAYEYGGSGVGNLGRVEAEPVPWHGLPASAELRVPPLGAVWLVPE, from the coding sequence ATGGCACGGGTGACGCGCGCGGAGATCGATCGACTCGTCGGCGGCGACCACCATGATCCGCACGGCGTCCTCGGGGCGCATCCCGGCCGGGACGGGGTGACGGTGCGGGCGTTGCGCCCGCTCGCCGAGAAGGTCGAGGTCGTCCTGCCCAGCGGTGACCGGCATCCGCTCCGGCACTTCCACCAGGGGCTGTTCGCCGGGACGCTGCCCGCCGGGACGTCGCTCGCGGGCACCGAGCGGGACCGGGCGCCCCTCGCCGTCCCCGACTACCGGCTCGCCGTCACCTACGGGGACGGGATCGAGACGATCCAGGACGACCCCTACCGGCACCTGCCGACGCTCGGCGAGCTCGACCTGCACCTCATCGGCGAGGGACGGCACGAGGAGCTGTGGCGCGCGCTCGGCGCCCGCGTCCGCTCCTACGCCTCCGCGCTCGGCGCCGTCTCCGGGACGGCCTTCGCGGTGTGGGCGCCGACGGCGCGGGGCGTGCGGGTGGTCGGCGACTTCAACCACTGGGACGGCCGCGCGTACCCGATGCGGTCGCTCGGCTCCACCGGCGTCTGGGAACTGTTCGTCCCGGGCGTCGGCGACGGGACGCGCTACAAGTACGAGATCCTCGGCGCGGACGGCGTGTGGCGCGCCAAGGCCGACCCGATGGCGCAGGCCACCGAGTGTCCGCCCGCGACGGCGTCCCGCGTCTTCACCTCCTCCTACGAGTGGGAGGACGGCGCGTGGATGGACTCGCGCAAGGAGCACGACTGGCTGCACGAACCCATGAGCGCCTACGAGGTGCACCTCGGGTCCTGGCGGCCCGGGCTCGGCTACAGGGAACTGGCCGAGGAACTGACGCAGTACGTCAGCGACATGGGCTTCACGCACGTGGAACTGCTGCCGGTCACCGAGCACCCGTACGGCCCGTCCTGGGGCTACCAGGTGACGTCGTACTACGCGCCCACCGCGCGGTTCGGCGACCCCGACGACTTCCGGTACCTCATCGACCGCCTCCACCAGGCCGGTATCGGCGTCCTCATGGACTGGGTGCCCGCCCACTTCCCCAAGGACGAGTGGGCCCTGGCCCGGTTCGACGGCACCGCCCTCTACGAGCACGACGATCCGAAGCGCGGCGAGCACCCCGACTGGGGGACGCTCGTGTTCAACTTCGGCCGCGCGGAGGTCCGCAACTTCCTGGTGGCGAACGCGTCGTTCTGGCTGGAGGAGTTCCACATCGACGGGCTGCGCGTGGACGCCGTCGCCTCGATGCTGTACCTCGACTACTCGCGCAACGAGGGCGAGTGGACGCCCAACATCTACGGCGGGCGGGAGAACCTGGAGGCCATCTCCTTCCTCCAGGAGATGAACGCGACGGTCTACAAGCGCAACCCCGGCATCGTGACGATCGCGGAGGAGTCGACGGCGTGGCCCGGGGTGTCGCGTCCGACCCATCTCGGCGGGCTCGGCTTCGGGTTCAAGTGGAACATGGGCTGGATGCACGACACGCTCGAATACCTGCGCCACGAGCCGGTGTTCCGGCACTACCACCACAACGAGATCACGTTCTCGCTGGTGTACGCGTTCTCGGAGAACTACGTCCTGCCGCTGTCGCACGACGAGGTCGTCCACGGCAAGGGCTCGCTGCTGAGCAAGATGCCGGGCGACTCCTGGCAGCAGTTCGCCGGGCTGCGGGCGCTGCTCGCCTACATGTGGTCGCATCCCGGCAAGCAGTTGCTGTTCATGGGGCAGGAGTTCGGGCAGGGCGCCGAATGGGCGGAGGAGCGCCCGCTGGACTGGTGGCTGCTCGACAACGCCGCCGAGGGGGCCGACCACCTCGGGCTGCAGAAGCTCGTACGCGACCTGAACCACGCCTACCAGGGCGAGCCCGCGCTGTGGACGCGCGACAGCGACGAGGAGGGGTTCCGCTGGATCGACGGCAACGACGCGGGCGGCAACACCCTGTCCTACCTGCGCTACGGGACGGCCCCGGACGGCGGCGAACCGCCCGTCCTGGCGTGCGTCGTCAACTTCGCCGGGAATCCGCACGAGAACTACCGGGTGGGCCTGCCGCACACGGGCCGCTGGCGCGAACTCGTCAACACCGACGCCTACGAGTACGGCGGCAGCGGCGTCGGCAACCTCGGCCGGGTCGAGGCTGAACCGGTGCCGTGGCACGGGCTGCCCGCGTCCGCGGAGTTGCGGGTTCCGCCCCTGGGGGCGGTGTGGCTCGTCCCTGAATAG
- a CDS encoding flavin reductase family protein has translation MGDPLSADFVEAVAGFATGVVVLTVRDGRDDLGTTITSFMSVSLDPPMVLASVASSSYLTEVLLRRPHWAATILSASQRALAGRFAAEGRPGARILLASEPHHRGEHSGALVPDAGVSALECETRRTVEAGDHTLFVAEVVSTDYVSAGRAPLVRAARRYLTA, from the coding sequence CTGGGAGATCCGCTGAGCGCCGACTTCGTCGAGGCCGTCGCGGGCTTCGCCACCGGCGTGGTCGTGCTGACCGTCCGCGACGGCCGCGACGACCTCGGCACCACGATCACCTCGTTCATGTCGGTGTCGCTGGATCCCCCGATGGTGCTGGCGAGCGTGGCGTCCTCGTCCTACCTCACCGAGGTGCTGCTACGGCGCCCGCACTGGGCCGCGACGATCCTGTCCGCGTCCCAGCGCGCCCTGGCCGGGCGGTTCGCCGCCGAGGGACGGCCGGGCGCCCGCATCCTGCTGGCGAGCGAGCCCCACCACCGGGGCGAGCACTCCGGCGCCCTCGTCCCCGACGCGGGCGTCTCGGCGCTGGAGTGCGAGACCCGCCGGACGGTCGAGGCGGGCGACCACACCCTCTTCGTCGCCGAGGTCGTCTCGACCGACTACGTCAGCGCCGGGCGAGCCCCCCTCGTGAGGGCCGCCCGGCGCTACCTGACCGCCTAG
- the hutI gene encoding imidazolonepropionase, translating into MSTVITNIGELVTNDPAVSTHRGGGLAVVRDAALVIEDGAVAWTGPSSRAPAADESFDAGGRAVLPGFVDSHAHLVFAGERAEEFAARMSGEKYAAGGIRTTVERTRAASDDELRANVRRLVHEMARQGVTTVECKSGYGLTVDQEARAVRIAAEYADEVTYLGAHVVPAEYAGDAAGYARLAATDMLAACAPHARWVDVFCEEGAFDADQAREVLTAGVKAGLAPRLHANQLTQGPAVRLAVELEAASADHCTFLGDADVDALASSRTVATLLPGVEFSTRQPYPDARRLLDAGATVALATDCNPGSCYSSSMAFCIAVAVRDMRMTPAEAVWAATAGGARALRRTDVGHLAPGARADVHVLDAPSYIHLAYRPGVPLTHAVWKHGRRVKGLL; encoded by the coding sequence ATGAGCACGGTCATCACCAACATCGGAGAGCTGGTCACCAACGATCCCGCCGTATCCACTCACCGGGGCGGCGGCCTGGCCGTCGTCCGCGACGCCGCGCTGGTGATCGAGGACGGCGCGGTCGCGTGGACGGGCCCGTCCTCGCGCGCCCCCGCCGCCGACGAGTCCTTCGACGCCGGCGGGCGGGCGGTGCTGCCCGGCTTCGTGGACTCCCACGCCCACCTCGTCTTCGCCGGTGAGCGCGCCGAGGAGTTCGCCGCCCGGATGAGCGGCGAGAAGTACGCCGCGGGCGGCATCCGCACGACCGTCGAGCGCACCCGCGCCGCGTCCGACGACGAGCTGCGCGCCAACGTGCGCCGCCTCGTGCACGAGATGGCCCGGCAGGGCGTCACGACGGTGGAGTGCAAGTCCGGCTACGGCCTCACGGTCGACCAGGAGGCGCGCGCCGTCCGCATCGCCGCCGAGTACGCCGACGAGGTCACCTACCTGGGCGCCCACGTCGTCCCGGCCGAGTACGCGGGCGACGCCGCCGGGTACGCCCGCCTCGCCGCCACCGACATGCTCGCCGCCTGCGCCCCGCACGCCCGCTGGGTGGACGTCTTCTGCGAGGAGGGCGCCTTCGACGCCGACCAGGCCCGGGAGGTCCTCACCGCGGGCGTCAAGGCGGGCCTGGCGCCGCGCCTGCACGCCAACCAGCTCACCCAGGGGCCCGCCGTGCGGCTCGCGGTCGAGCTGGAGGCCGCGTCCGCCGACCACTGCACGTTCCTCGGCGACGCCGACGTGGACGCGCTGGCCTCGTCCCGGACGGTCGCGACGCTCCTGCCCGGCGTCGAGTTCTCCACCCGCCAGCCCTACCCGGACGCCCGCCGCCTCCTGGACGCCGGAGCCACCGTCGCCCTCGCGACCGACTGCAACCCCGGGTCCTGCTACAGCTCCAGCATGGCGTTCTGCATCGCCGTGGCCGTCCGCGACATGCGCATGACGCCCGCCGAGGCCGTCTGGGCGGCCACCGCGGGCGGTGCCCGCGCCCTGCGCCGCACCGACGTGGGGCACCTCGCGCCCGGCGCCCGCGCCGACGTCCACGTCCTGGACGCCCCGTCCTACATCCACCTCGCATACCGGCCGGGCGTACCCCTGACACACGCCGTGTGGAAGCACGGGCGCCGGGTAAAGGGCCTCCTGTAG
- a CDS encoding ACT domain-containing protein, whose product MRLHIVPGQFMVEHLPHATFPEDDEWVALIRAPEGLTVIRDASPFAETERWVGFYGDAGHGLDTPGVLAAIVGPLAESGVPVFVASTYHSDLVLVPEHRSKEAAEALRDAGHRVEN is encoded by the coding sequence ATGCGCCTGCACATCGTCCCCGGTCAGTTCATGGTGGAGCACCTCCCGCACGCGACGTTCCCGGAGGACGACGAGTGGGTCGCGCTCATCCGCGCCCCCGAGGGCCTCACCGTGATCCGGGACGCCTCACCGTTCGCCGAGACGGAACGCTGGGTCGGCTTCTACGGCGACGCGGGCCACGGCCTCGACACGCCCGGCGTCCTCGCCGCGATCGTGGGACCGCTGGCCGAATCCGGCGTGCCCGTCTTCGTCGCCTCGACGTACCACTCCGACCTCGTCCTCGTCCCGGAGCACCGGTCGAAGGAGGCGGCGGAGGCCCTGCGCGACGCCGGCCACCGCGTCGAGAACTAG
- a CDS encoding NUDIX domain-containing protein — protein MGDGDGWASCGLGHTHWGRFGAAGLLAYHRDSSGQVWVLLQQRAWWGLGGGTWGMFGGALHSHEDVVTGALRETSEECTLDTGTVSVHGTIVEDHGGWSYTSIVGSLSERAPVLPASRETRGAEWVREEEVTDRKLFEPFARCWPRVRDAMQQLVLVVDAANVVGARADGWWKDRAGANARLRDDLKRLDGGVHGLPSGLFPYDRCFPEVVLVVEGAARSVADEPVDGLRVVAAPGSGDDTIVDLVRQGDPGKAHLVVTADRELRARCEEAGAAITGPRWLLERL, from the coding sequence ATGGGAGACGGCGACGGCTGGGCAAGCTGCGGCCTGGGGCACACGCACTGGGGGCGGTTCGGCGCCGCGGGCCTTCTGGCCTACCACCGCGACTCCTCCGGCCAGGTGTGGGTGCTGCTCCAGCAGCGCGCGTGGTGGGGGCTCGGCGGCGGGACGTGGGGCATGTTCGGCGGCGCCTTGCACAGCCACGAGGACGTCGTCACCGGCGCGCTGCGCGAGACGTCCGAGGAATGCACGCTCGACACCGGCACGGTCAGCGTCCACGGCACGATCGTCGAGGACCACGGCGGCTGGTCCTACACCTCCATCGTGGGTTCGCTGTCCGAACGCGCGCCGGTGCTGCCCGCGTCGCGGGAGACGCGCGGAGCCGAATGGGTGCGCGAGGAGGAGGTCACCGACCGCAAGCTGTTCGAGCCGTTCGCCCGGTGCTGGCCCCGCGTGCGCGACGCGATGCAGCAGCTCGTCCTCGTCGTGGACGCCGCGAACGTCGTGGGCGCCCGCGCCGACGGCTGGTGGAAGGACAGGGCGGGCGCGAACGCGCGGCTCCGCGACGACCTGAAACGCCTGGACGGCGGCGTGCACGGCCTGCCGAGCGGACTGTTCCCCTATGACCGCTGCTTCCCGGAGGTCGTCCTCGTCGTCGAGGGCGCGGCGCGGAGCGTCGCCGACGAGCCGGTCGACGGCCTGCGCGTCGTGGCCGCGCCCGGAAGCGGCGACGACACGATCGTCGACCTCGTCCGGCAGGGCGACCCCGGCAAGGCCCACCTGGTGGTCACGGCCGACCGGGAGCTGCGCGCCCGCTGCGAGGAGGCGGGCGCCGCCATCACCGGCCCCCGCTGGCTACTCGAACGCCTTTAG
- a CDS encoding ferritin-like domain-containing protein: MAEFLTDIKTLRERARQEIDKGPITEAYGADVERVIQVCNEALATEIVCVLRYKRHYYTATGIHAETVASEFLQHAAEEQQHADMLAERIVQLGGEPDFSPDTLTTRAHAEYNSSLDLVEMLKEDLVAERIAIASYTEIIQWLGDGDPTTKRVFEQILAQEEEHADDLRGFLERFPKS, translated from the coding sequence ATGGCGGAGTTCCTGACGGACATCAAGACCCTGCGCGAGCGTGCTCGGCAGGAGATCGACAAAGGCCCGATCACCGAGGCGTACGGCGCGGACGTCGAGCGCGTGATCCAGGTCTGCAACGAGGCCCTGGCCACGGAGATCGTGTGCGTGCTGCGGTACAAGCGGCACTACTACACGGCCACCGGCATCCACGCCGAGACCGTCGCGAGCGAGTTCCTCCAGCACGCGGCCGAGGAGCAGCAGCACGCCGACATGCTGGCCGAGCGGATCGTCCAGCTCGGCGGCGAGCCCGACTTCTCGCCCGACACCCTCACCACCCGCGCGCACGCCGAGTACAACTCCAGCCTCGACCTCGTGGAGATGCTCAAGGAGGACCTGGTGGCGGAGCGGATCGCCATCGCGTCCTACACCGAGATCATCCAGTGGCTCGGCGACGGCGACCCGACCACCAAGCGCGTCTTCGAGCAGATCCTCGCGCAGGAGGAGGAGCACGCCGACGACCTGCGCGGCTTCCTGGAGCGCTTCCCGAAGTCCTAG
- the sppA gene encoding signal peptide peptidase SppA — protein MVDPGTVVNVIKQARDRRTAPLILELDLTEGIVETAPADPLSALLAMRRPGLRDVLDGLRRARSDSRVRALVVKVSGTVGLALAQELREAVQGLRDAGKHTVAWAETFGEGGRGTVPFYLATGFDKVYLQPTGEVGLTGVALEEPFFAGALEKAGVRPRFAKRYEYKTMANTFMEKTYTPEHEESSQRLVTSLGEQITAGIAASRGLAEEKVRELTDRGPLLAAEALEAGLVDGLAYRDEIYGALREEFGEEAQLRYVSRYNRAHGLADRLPQPGRQDVVAFINGQGPIRLGRSGRGGPLPNSGPAMGSDTIGAAFRAAVKDDRVKAIVFRVNSPGGSAVASDSIWREVVLARRAGKPVIVSMGNVAASGGYYVAMAADRIVAQPGTITGSIGVVVGKAVVNDLLERVGVGLGSVADGDHARMFSATKDFSDSEWERVNASLDKIYDDFTAKVAEGRDLSRERVHELARGRVWTGADARERGLVDELGGIDLALDIARKRAGMASDAPVRIYPHTSPLERLRPPESSEDRTAASARFDGWGSLGGLAARLGLPSAGPLTLPGSWEIR, from the coding sequence ATGGTGGATCCCGGCACAGTCGTCAACGTGATCAAACAGGCCCGCGACCGGCGGACGGCCCCGCTGATCCTCGAACTCGACCTCACCGAGGGCATCGTCGAGACCGCGCCGGCCGACCCCCTCTCGGCGCTGCTGGCCATGCGGCGGCCGGGCCTGCGGGACGTCCTGGACGGGCTGCGCCGCGCCCGCTCCGACAGCCGGGTGCGCGCCCTCGTCGTGAAGGTCAGCGGCACCGTAGGGCTGGCCCTCGCCCAGGAGCTGCGCGAGGCCGTGCAGGGGCTGCGGGACGCGGGCAAGCACACCGTCGCCTGGGCCGAGACGTTCGGCGAGGGAGGCCGCGGCACCGTCCCGTTCTACCTGGCCACCGGATTCGACAAGGTCTACCTGCAGCCCACCGGCGAGGTCGGGCTCACCGGCGTCGCGCTCGAAGAGCCGTTCTTCGCCGGCGCGCTGGAGAAGGCCGGCGTCCGGCCGCGGTTCGCCAAGCGCTACGAGTACAAGACCATGGCGAACACGTTCATGGAGAAGACCTACACGCCCGAGCACGAGGAGTCGTCGCAGCGCCTCGTCACCTCGCTCGGCGAGCAGATCACCGCCGGGATCGCCGCCTCCCGCGGCCTGGCGGAGGAGAAGGTCCGCGAGCTCACCGACCGCGGCCCGCTGCTGGCCGCCGAGGCGCTGGAGGCGGGCCTGGTCGACGGCCTCGCCTACCGCGACGAGATCTACGGCGCCCTGCGCGAGGAGTTCGGCGAGGAGGCGCAGCTGCGCTACGTCTCGCGCTACAACCGCGCGCACGGCCTGGCCGACCGCCTCCCGCAGCCCGGCAGGCAGGACGTCGTGGCGTTCATCAACGGGCAGGGCCCGATCCGGCTCGGCCGCAGCGGCCGCGGCGGCCCGCTCCCGAACTCCGGGCCCGCGATGGGCTCGGACACGATCGGGGCCGCGTTCCGCGCCGCCGTGAAGGACGACCGGGTCAAGGCGATCGTGTTCCGCGTCAACTCCCCGGGCGGCTCCGCCGTCGCCTCCGACTCGATCTGGCGCGAGGTCGTGCTCGCCCGCCGCGCCGGCAAGCCCGTGATCGTCTCGATGGGCAACGTGGCCGCGTCCGGCGGCTACTACGTCGCGATGGCGGCCGACAGGATCGTCGCGCAGCCCGGGACCATCACCGGCTCGATCGGCGTCGTGGTCGGCAAGGCCGTGGTGAACGACCTGCTGGAGCGGGTCGGGGTCGGCCTCGGCTCGGTCGCCGACGGCGACCACGCCCGCATGTTCAGCGCCACCAAGGACTTCAGCGACTCCGAGTGGGAGCGCGTCAACGCCTCCCTCGACAAGATCTACGACGACTTCACCGCGAAGGTCGCCGAGGGCCGCGACCTGTCCCGCGAGCGGGTCCACGAGCTGGCCCGGGGCCGGGTCTGGACGGGCGCGGACGCGCGCGAGCGCGGCCTCGTCGACGAGCTCGGCGGCATCGACCTGGCCCTGGACATCGCCCGCAAGAGGGCGGGGATGGCCTCCGACGCGCCGGTCCGGATCTACCCGCACACCTCGCCGCTGGAGCGGCTGCGCCCGCCGGAGTCCAGCGAGGACCGCACCGCCGCGTCCGCGCGCTTCGACGGGTGGGGCTCGCTCGGCGGGCTCGCCGCGCGCCTCGGTCTGCCCTCCGCGGGCCCGCTCACGCTGCCCGGCTCCTGGGAGATCCGCTGA